One window of the Amycolatopsis mediterranei genome contains the following:
- the dcd gene encoding dCTP deaminase: MTSMEPKAQVEVGVLTDRAIRRARENGELWVEPFDAALVRPAALSLRLGHEAFTLMTTGPVDVADRSTHPELILKEPDARGRLVVEPGEVVLAPTLEKIGLSENLAGLVDGTSDYARLGISVVLCGQVSPGFGRDTGAVLTLEIVNHLRHPVLLYPGTRICNLMLFASSGSELPYGDLPHNYSSDHSVVASRLADHVRHN, from the coding sequence ATGACGTCCATGGAGCCGAAAGCCCAGGTGGAGGTCGGCGTGCTGACCGATCGGGCGATCCGACGGGCCCGCGAGAACGGTGAGCTGTGGGTCGAGCCGTTCGACGCCGCGCTCGTGCGCCCGGCCGCGCTCAGCCTGCGGCTCGGGCACGAGGCGTTCACACTGATGACGACCGGCCCGGTCGACGTCGCGGACCGGTCGACCCACCCCGAACTGATCCTCAAGGAGCCGGATGCACGGGGGCGGCTGGTCGTCGAGCCCGGCGAAGTCGTGCTCGCGCCGACCCTGGAGAAGATCGGGCTTTCCGAGAACCTCGCCGGCCTGGTCGACGGGACCAGCGACTACGCGCGGCTCGGGATCAGTGTGGTGTTGTGCGGCCAGGTCAGTCCCGGCTTCGGGCGGGACACCGGCGCCGTGCTCACGCTGGAGATCGTCAACCACCTCCGGCACCCGGTGCTGTTGTATCCCGGCACCCGGATCTGCAACTTGATGCTGTTCGCTTCGAGCGGGAGCGAGCTGCCCTACGGCGACCTGCCGCACAACTACTCGAGCGACCACTCGGTCGTCGCGTCTCGATTGGCGGATCATGTCCGGCACAACTGA